From the genome of Bradyrhizobium sp. ORS 278:
CGGTCTGCGTCGATTCTACGACCATCATTGGGTCTGCGCCGCTCTCCCCTTCGCAGGCGTGATCGCGCGACGCCAAGTCTCCACACGCCTGACATGATTTGGCCCTCCACCCGCTCTTGCATGACGGTGATGACCATCAGGCAGGAGCGAACACCATGAACGCCAGGAACCGGCGTCCTCGTCGCTTCGGCAAATCTCGGCACGTCACGTCGGTCGCGGCAGCGCTGACTGTCCTGATGTGTCCGATCCTGGCTGCTTCCGCAGAAACTCTTGCCGTGCAGGGCAATCGACGCGTCGACGCTGCGATGGTCACGTCTCGCTTCCACGCCGATGCCAGCGGACGCTATGACGCCGCCGCCCTTGACGCCGGATTGAAGGCGCTGGTCGAGACCGGTCTGTTCGACGACGTCAAGATCAGCCGCAACGGCGGACAGATCGTCGTGCGGCTCGCGGAAGCAAAGTTGCTCGATCGGGTCGCCTTCGAAGGTAACAAGAAGGTGAAGGATGCGGACCTGACGAGCGCCGTGCTGTCGAAGCCGCGCTCGGCGCTGCAGCGCGCCACCGTGCAGGGCGATGTTGCCCGCATCCTCCAGGCCTATCACCGCGTCGGCCGCGACGACGTCCGTGTCGTCCCTGAGATCATCGACCGCGGCAACGACCGCGTCGATCTTGTGTTCACGATCACCGAGGGGAAGAAAACGCCGGTGAGAGCCATCAGCTTCATCGGCAACAAGGCCTATGACGCGCGGCAGTTGCGCGCCGTCATCAAGACGTCGGAATCAACGGTACTGAGCTTCGTCACCGGCGGCGATGCCTATGATGCCGACCGCGTCAACGAGGACCGTGAGCAGCTGCGGCAATATTACCGCAACCACGGTTTCGCCGATGCCGAGGTGACCAATGTCAGTGTCGAATTCGATCGCGCGTCCAACGGCTTCAATCTGAGCTTCACGATCGACGAAGGCGTGGCTTACAAGTTCGGCGCGATCGACTTCGCCTGCAATGTGCAGGGGCTCGCCTGCGACGGCTTGCGCACGCAACTGCTCCCTCAGCGGGGCGACACGTTCGATGCAAGCAAGCTCGACAAGACCACCGAGGTGCTGACCGCAGAGCTCGGCAAGCTGGGCTTTCCCTTCGCGCAGGTCGAGCCCCGGGTCAATCGCAACACGCCGGCGCGGCTGGCGGATGTCAGCTTCCAGATCGACGAGGGTCAGCGCAGCTATGTTGAGCGCATCGACATTCACGGCAACACCCGCACGCGCGACGACGTCATCCGCCGCGAGTTCGACATCGGCGAGGGCGACGCCTACAACAAGACGCTGATCGACCGTGCCGAGCGGCGGCTGCGCAACCTCAACTACTTCAAGACGGTCAAGATCACGTCGCGCCCCGGCTCGACCAGGGATCGCGTGGTGCTCGACGTGGAGGTGGTCGACCAGGCAACCGGCGACTTCAACGTCTCAGGCGGCTATTCGTCGACGGACGGATTGCTCGCCGAGGTCAAGGTGGGCGACCGCAACGTGCTCGGCACGGGCAATACCGCGCAGGCCACGTTCACCTATGGCCAGTTCGCGCGCGGCGCCACACTGTCCTTCACATCGCCCTATGCGCTGGGACGGCTGACGCCGGGCGTCGAGCTGTTCGCGCGACAGAGCATGGCCACGACGTTCCAGTCGTTCGGCAACAACACCTATGGGGGCGCCTTCACCCTTGGCATGCCGGTCAGCGAGCAGACCGCGATGCTGTGGCGCTATTCGCTCTACGACCAGAAGGTCGTGCTCGCGCCGGGGATCTCCCCTGCCGCGGTGTCCGTTCCGGTTCGGCAGGCAATCGCCGCGGGCCGGCAGACAGTCTCGCAGCTAGGCAACACCGTCACCTACAGCACGCTCGACAACGCCAAGATGCCGACCAGCGGCATTCGATCGCAACTGAGCCAGGATCTCGCCGGCCTCGGCGGCGATGTCCGCTTCCTGAAAACCACCGCTGACGTCCGCTACTACCGATCCATCAACAGCGACCTGACCGCCATGGTGCGCGGCCAGGGCGGCTACATCACCGGATTGGGCGGCCAACAGGCGCCGCTGCTCAACAGCTTCTTCGGTGGACCGACGATGGTGCGCGGCTTCGCCCCCGGCGGATTCGGCCCGCGCGATCTCACGGCGGGTTCGACGATGGACAATGTCGGCGGCAGCTTCTACTGGGCGACCACGGCGGAGCTGCAGAGCAACATCCCGGGAGTGCCCCAGGAATACGGCTTGCGCGGCTCGGCCTTCGTCGATGCCGGCACCGTGTTTGGCTATCGCGGGCCGGCCCAGAACGTTCAGGTCGCGAACAAGAACGTGCTGCGCTCCTCCGTCGGCGTTGGGATGACCTGGGCGTCGCCCTTCGGCCCGCTGACGGTCGACTATTCCGTGCCGATCAGCAAGGCGGCGTATGACGTCGTGCAACCGTTCCGCTTCAGCGCCGGCGGCTTCTAGGCAGACGCCGCCGCGTGAAAGCCGCGGCGCCGACCTCCATCCTCAGTACGGATGATAATAGTGGACACGTGGGCCGTAGTACGGATGACCGTAGTACGGACGCACGTAATACGGCTGGGGGGCATAATACACCGGCGGGCCATAGTAGCCGGGTCCGGCGTAGTAGCCCGGTCCATAGTAGTAGTCGTCGTCGTGCGAGTGCGCCGCAATCGCGCCGAACGTCCCGATCATTGCGCCCATGATGGCGAGACCCGCGGCCGGGTTGCCCCGATAGACATGGCGATGACGCCGCCGCGCACTGACATCCGTCACATCGCTTGCGGCCGCCTTGATCACCGACGGATGCGTGCTCGGACCTGCCGCTCGCGCCGAGGTCGGCGCGGACTGAGCCGCCGTGAGCACGGTCGCCATGACTGCAGCAAGCGCGAGCTTCGCGCTCGCCGACCGGAACAGATACTGATGACCAACCATGATATCCCCCGTCTTTTCCGCTCGTCTCGATTACAACATGGCGTCGTGGGGCGGTTGACCTGCATCAACACAGCATCGGCCCCGGGCGCATGCGCCGTTCTGAGCTCAGAGCCGATCTACGATGCCTTGGGCTCCGCCCCTGACCCAAGGTTCAATCGCGATGAACGGGTTTTTTCACGAACCCTGAGGGCATCGCGGGATACCAATGCCTACTGTCGGGAACACGCAAGGTCCGGGGCGGACAGGAACTCATGACATTCATTTTCAACCGAACGATTTTCGGCTCGCTGGCCATCGTCCATGTCGATCGCATGAGCGATGGCCCAATTTGCCGCTAGCGGTCGATGCGGGAGTCCGATCGCCCCCTGCGGTCATCGTGGCTTGCGACCCGACCGGTGGAAAAGCCATAGACCACAGCCAGGCGATCCAGGCACTCCTTGAAGCGGCGCGCAAAATAGTCGTTCCAGCGCTGGCTGGCCAATCCGCGCTTCTGCCCAACCTGTTCCATCGTCAAGCCATGCACCAGGACGTCATGGGTGATCGCCGCTCCATCCAGACCGAGCTCGCGCTCGGCCCGATTCAGCCGGAGCACCGCCTGTCTTTGACTTTCGGTGACCGGCTCACGCCCGCGCGCGCCGTCGACATGCTCGCGCGACGGATCGATCGCCTGCGGGCCCCGCTCGGCCCGCTCCCAGTCGTTCTGGAACGCCCGCCCCGCCCGATACTGGGCGTCGTCGAGCTGCTTGTGCGCATGGAGCCGACCCAGCGGATCGTTGCGCACCGATCGCAGCGTCACGATCTTCTCGCCAGGCTCGAGCGCCAAGGGATCATCGATCTCGACCGGAACCACGTCGGCATGGCGCGTCAGCTCCTGAGCGCGACGATCGTGAGTGCTGGAGTGCTGGATCTTGGACGTGCGAAGGGGCTTGCTGCGTCGGGGGCGCGCCATGTCTCGTCTCCGGAAGATGGAATGGGGTCAGGTGTGATCGGGTTCGCCGCGCTAGGCGGCCGCGACCAGCCGCAGGACCAGAGGGCCGGCGGGACGAACAGCGGTCTCCTCGGGCGGAGTCCGCGTCAGCTGATGGTGGGGGGTGCAATAGCAGGAGCCCGGCTGGCGCGGATGGCCGCAAAAGGTGATCGGATCGCCGTCGCGGTCGCCACCATAGGGGTAGCGGCAATCATCGGGCGCGAGCTGGTCGAACGCCAGCAGCCGCGGACTGATGCCGACCGAGCGCAGCTTGACCCGCGCGGCCGCCTTTGGCGACCGGGGCATCGCGACCGGCCGCACGCCGGCGTCCGGGCTCCGTCGTCCGGGTGCGGCCGCGGCAGACATCGCCCGGGGCTCGCAACGGACGGACTCGAACTCGGCCTTGAACTCTCCCTTGGACGCGGGCGCCACGAGCCCGATGCGCTTGCCGCGGCCGAGCGTCGCATTGCGCGTATAGGCCGTCCCGAACTGCGCATTGAGGGCGCGCGCGATCTCGGCATAAGAGAGCCCCTTGGCATGGAGCTCGCACAGCATCCTGGAGTGGTGGTCTGGCCAGTCGGTGGACTGCATTCTCGCCTCTTTCTTCTGGATCGGGCGCCGAAGGCTCTTGCCCGACGGCTCAATTTCCGTTATTCCGAAGAAAAAGTCAAGCTTGAGTTCTGATAAATCGAAACATATACTCGTTTCCGAGATTCGCAAAAGGGGTCAAAGCCATGTTGGACGTCGCCATGATCGAGCGTGCACTCGAGAAGCCGGGAAAGACCAAGGGAGGGCTTGCCCGCGCCATGGGCGTGCGGCCGGGCGCCGTCTCCGAGATCCTCGGGGGCCAGCGCCTGATCAAGGCCGCCGAAATCCCGCTGATCACCGAATATCTGGAGCTCAACTCCGTCCCGATCATGGGCCGGGTCGGCGCCGGCTCGGTGATCGAGCCGGATTACGAGCAGGTTCCGCTGGAGGGCATCGGCGAGGTCGCCCTGCCCTTCCCGATCTTCGAGGAGACCATCGCCTTCGAGGTCACCGGCGATTCGATGCTGCCGAAATATGAGAATGGCGACGTGATCGTCGTGTACAAGGAGCAGCGCCACCCGCTGTCCAGCTACTACGGCGAGGAGGCCGTGGTGCGGTTGAAGTCCGGCGAGCGTTACCTGAAGACCATCGAGCGCGGCAAGTCGCCGTCCGTGGTCAATCTGAAGAGCTTCAACGCCAAACCGATCGTCGGCGTCAAGCTGGACTGGATCGGCGAGATCTTCGTCACCTTGCCGCGCGGCCAGATCTCGCGGATCCGCGCCAAGGCGGCGGCGAAGTCGCGCGCCCGGGCGGCGAGCAAGTCGGAGCGCTAAGGCACGATCGGAGGGATGCCGGGCGCTCTCGCCTGCGTCCTGTCCGAATCAGCTTGACAAATTTCTGATTTACAGAAATAATGGCGCGATCACCGTCAGCCGAAGGCGAACTGGCGCTCCATGCAGTATTTCGTCGTGATGATCGACTACGGCCGCCGCGGACGCGAGGCCGTGGTCGATCCGGATTTGACCCGGCGCGACGTCGTCGCACGCATCGCGTCGGGCGAGTATGACAATATCAGCTTCATTCACGAGATCGCCGGCCATTCGGTCGCTGACATCACGGCCGATCTGCTGTCCGAAGCACGGCCGCCCGAGATCGACACGTCAGATGCCGATCTGCAGGCCGGGCGGTCCGACCATATGCGAGACCTGCGCAAGCACGAGCGGGCTTGACGGCATCCTGCCGGCGCCCGCGCCACCCGTGGTCACCGCGCTCAATCAACTTGGCCGGCCCTCTGCGGTCCGGCCAACCCATGACGTCTCGATGCCTCAGACCAGAAGGACGGTGGATCCAGTCGTCTTGCGCGCGGCGAGGTCGGCGTGGGCCTTGGCCGCGTCCTTCAGCGGGTATGTCTGATTGACCTCGATCTTGACAGTTCCCGACTTGACGACGTCGAACAGCTCATTGGCCATCGCCACCAGACTCTCGCGCTTGGCGGCGTAGGTGAACAGCGTCGGCCGGGTCACGAACAGCGAGCCCTTCTGCGCCAGCAGGCCGAGATTGAGCGGATCGACCGAACCGGAGGACTGGCCGAACAGCACCGCGTAACCGAGCGGCGCCAGGCAATCGAGCGACTTCAGGAATGTGTCCTTGCCTACGGAATCATAGACCACCGGCACCTTCTTGCCGCCGGTGATCTCGTTGACACGGGCGACGAAGTCCTCGCGCGAATAGACGATGGTGTGCTCGCAGCCATGCGCCTCGGCCAGTTGCGCCTTGTCGTCGCTCGAGACCGTGCCGATCACGGTCACGCCGAGGTGCTTGGCCCACTGGCTCAGGATCAGGCCGACGCCGCCCGCAGCGGCGTGCAGCAGAATGGTCTCGCCCGCCTTGACGCGGTAGGTCTGTCGGATCAGGTACTGCGCCGTGAGACCCTTGAGCATCATTGCAGCGGCCGTCTTGTCGTCGATCTCGTCGGGCAACTTCAGCAGCAGCGCCGCCGGCATCAGTCGCGCCTCGGAATAGGCGCCCAGCGGCGACGAGCCATAGGCGACGCGGTCGCCGACCTTGAGGTCCGTCACCCCTTCGCCGACCTCCTCGACGACGCCGGCACCCTCGCTGCCCAATCCACTCGGCAGTTGGACCGGATAGAGCCCCGACCGATTGTAGATATCGATGAAATTCAGGCCGACCGCGGTATGGCGGATGCGCGCTTCGCCCGGGCCGGGCTTGCCGACCTCGACCTGCTCCCAGGTGAGAACCTCCGGACCACCGGTCTTGTGGAAACGAATGGCGTTCGTCATGCTGCTCATCCTCCCTGCTTGACGCCCGAGGCCGCTCCGCTCTGTCGCGGTCGTTCTGCCTGCATCGGCACAATCGTCTTCGGGCAATCGATACCGGCTCATGTGGTAGCCGCTCGCCTCGCCGCTTGGCAACCGCCTTCAGAGCCGCCCTCACGATCCCGGATCGCCGGCCAGGAACCACGCCGGCCGGTCCTGCGTTCACCGGCGAACGTCGAGGACCCGTCTCATGCCGCCAAAAAAACGCAGCGCCGTGGTCAGCCCGGCCATCCTGATCGAACTTGCCTGTCACACGATCATGGGCATCGCCCTGGGGCTGGGGCTGGCGTTTGCCCTGACGCAGGTCGACGCGTTCGGCATCTCGACACTGATCGCTCACAGCCCCGATCCGCATATGACGTTCGTGGTCTTCGTCGGCACCTTCACGCTGGCCTTCGCCGTCGGCGCGAGCCTGACCGGCTTCGTGTTCACGATGATGGAAGAGCGGTCTTAAGACGACTCCAAGTACGGTCCGCGCTGCTGCGAGGCTCGCGCGCGCGTAAGCCATCGGCGTTGTCACATGCGCGTCGTGCAAAGATTGCAGATGAGCGGCATTCGGATCGCGTGGAGACCAGAATGCCCGGACCAGCGCGTGCGACCGCTCCGCCATCAGCGAGCCTGCGATCATGACGGGCGGCTGGCTCGCACTCCTGGCCGCAGGTCTGCTCGAAATCATCTGGGCGCTCGGCCTGAAGCATTCCGACGGCCTGACCCGTTTCTGGCCGAGTCTCGGAACCGTCGTGGCGATCCTGCTGAGCTTTGCGATGATGTCGCTCGCCTTGCGGTCGCTGCCGTTCGGCACCGCCTATGCGGTGTGGACGGGAATTGGAGCGGCCGGAAGCATGGTCGTCGGCATGTGGCTCTACAGCGAGCCGGCCGATCCGGTCCGGCTGCTCTGCCTGACGCTGATCATCGCCGGCATCATGGGCCTCAAGCTGAACTCGCCGGTTTGACCGCTCGCGTCCTGCGCCAGCTCCGTCGCATCTCGATGCCGCCGAACAGCGCCAGCGACAGCACGAACGGGATCAGGTGATAGAGCACGCGAAAGATCAGCAGCGCTGCCAGCAGCTTCTCCTGATCGTCGCCACCGAGGCCGAGCAGGATGGTCGCATCAAACAGCCCGATGCCGGCCGGCGCATGGCTTGCGAATCCGAGCAGGGTCGCTGCGATGAACACCGCCATCAGCCGGGCGACGTCGATGCCGAGCTCGGCCGGGATCAGCATGTACATGGCGAGCGCGGCGGTGCTGAGATCGAACAGTCCGATCAGGATCTGCAGCAGCACCAGGGGTCCCGACGGCAGGCGCACACGCCATCGCCGGCTCCCGCGTCCTGGCCAGCTCCAGATCACGAAGCCGAGGATGCCGCAAAGCAGTGCCGCCGCGATCAGCCGGTTGAGCGTGGGCGGCCAGTACTCCACCCAGCCGAACGCATCCGGGTCGATCATCAGGCTGAGCCCAAGCGCAGTCAGGTTGCCGAGCCAGAAGGTCAAGCCGGTGAGAAAGCTGATCTTGGCGATGTCCATCGCGCGCAGCCTATAAGGCGCGTAGATCCGGTATCTCACCAAGGGAGAGATCAGCGCCACCGCACCGATGCCATGCGCAATCGGATAGCTGGTGAAGCTGCCGACAGCCGCGGCCCGAAACGGGATGTCATCGCGACCGATCGCGCGCAGCGCGAAGAGGTCGTAGAGTGTCAGACCAGCGTAAGACAGCGCGATCAGCATCAGCGCCAACGCGATGAGCTTCGGATCCGTCGCCTCTGCGATTGCGAGCACATGGCCGATATCGAGCTTCTTGACAGCGCGCATGAGCACGGCGATTGCGATGCCCGCGATCACGAGGCTCATCGCCAAGCCCGCGAGCCCCCGCAGCCAAGCCCTTCGGTTCAGCTGCGGCGGCAGATCATCGTTCAGTACGGCCATTCAGCGGATCTTCTCGCCGAGGCGGTACGCGCCGGCTGATTCGAGCAGGATAATGGCGCCGTCTGACACGGCGATGTGACAGCTGCGTTACCGTTCCATTGCGGGACATACGCAGTTAACGATTTGTCAACGAGGCACGAGAGGCGTGGTGCGCTGCAGAGATGCTCAGAACGCTGCATCGCACATTGCGGATCATTCAAATTTGAATTAATCGCTGCGCCCCTCACGCGTAATGAGTGTGCCGTATCACTACGGATGCAGAGCGGTCGCATCTTCGTCACGCTGACTTCCTAAGACGTGTGCGCGACAAGAAGCTTCGAGGCAACATGAACGCAGAATCCGATTACGAGCTCACGCCAGATCAATGGGAGACGCTCAAGGCGCTCCGCGGTCCCGTGCGCGACGGCCGTCGGCCGAACGGCTTCATCGTCGGCCAACTCGTTGCGCTTGGGCTCGCGGTGATCAGCAACGAAACGGCGCAGATCACGCCCGATGGACGGAAGGTCCTCATCCGCGGCTCGTCGCGCCTGCTCGACGTCGCCGCTTGACCAGCCGTCTCTCCAACCCATCACATTGATGGCCCGCAGCTCCGCGCTCACCACATCGACTTCCGCGCACGCTCGGGCCACTCACGGTCGTACTCTTCGCCGTTGACGGCGTTGGCGGTCATCGCGGCCAGGATCTGCCCGGGTGTCGGAATCTCGCGCGGATCGACGCGCTTGTCCGGGTTCCAGAGATCGGAACGCACGATGGCGCGGGCGCATTGAAAGTAGATCTCCTCGATCGTCATCACGAGCACCGTCCGCGGCAGCTTGCCTTCCATCCGGAACGATTCGAGCAGCTCCGCATCCGCTGACAGATGGCCTCGCCCGTTGACGCGTAGCGTATTGCCGGATCCCGGAATCAGGAACAGCAGGCCGATACGCGGATCGCGCACGATGTTGCGCAATGAATCGACGCGGTTGTTGCCGCGCCGGTCGGGCAGCATCAGCGTCTTGTCGTCGTGAATGCGGACAAAACCCGGACGGTCGCCGCGGGGCGAGCAATCGAGACCTTCCGGGCCCGATGTCGCGAGCGCGACGAACGGCGATTTCTCGATCATCACCCGATACTGCGGCGTCACCCGATCGGCGACCTTGGCCGTCGACGCCAGTCCGGTCTCGCCGTAGATCGCCTCGAGTTGCTCAACGGTGGTGATGATCGACATCGTTCACAGCTCCCATCAACTCGGCCGAAGCACTCGCATCGGATCCCTTGATCACCTCGATCAGCCTGAGTCCGTGAGTGGCGGGATCGCCGACATTGTTGATCGTGAGGTCAGCGATCACCGACTCGTTGCCCACGGTCCGATGCAGCCGCTCACCGATGTCGGTGTCGCTCGGACGATGCCGCTTGCCCAGCCGCTCCGCAAGCACGTCCGCCGGCGCGGTGATGTTCACGACGACGACATCGGCATAGTCGCGGCGTGCCGCGGGGATGACCGTGCGCGACACGTTCACCACGACGGTGCGACCGGCGGCGAGATCGTCCTTGATCGCGCGCGGCACGCCGTAGCAATGACCGTGCGCGGTCCAATGCAGCGCGAACGCGCCGGACGCGAGAGCCTCGCGGAACGCGGCCTCGCTCATTTCACGATTGTCTTCGAAAGTGGACGCTTCACGGGTCACGACCCGCTGCGGAAACACGATGCGGTCGTCGTCGTCGCACGCAGCCCGCGCCAGATTGATCAACGTGTCCTTGCCCGCGCCGCTCGGTCCGACGACGAGCACCAGCCGGCCCGGACCAAGGCGGGCGTTGTGATCCGAGCCAGTCGACGCCGCGCTCATGCCACACGCAGCCCTTCCCGCCAGACGCTGCGTACGACGGCATGGTCGCCGGCGACGTGAACGCGGATCAGATCCGCGCGCTTGCCAGGAGCGATCTCGCCGCGGTCACGCAGGCCGACCGCGTCGGCCGGGGCCTTGGTGACGGTGCGAACCGCGGCAGCGAGGTCGATCGCCGGGACGCGCCGTGGCAGTTGCAGCGCGCCCATCAGCAGGCTCGACGGCACATAGTCCGACGACAGAATGTCGAGCAGACCCTCGCGCGCGAGATCGACAGCTGCAATGTTACCGGAATGCGAGCCGCCGCGGACCACGTTGGGCGCACCCATCAGGATGCTGATGCCAGCCTCGTGAAGTCCGCGTGCCGCTTCCATCGTGGTCGGAAATTCCGCCACGGCGATGCCGTCCTTGATCGCGTCGGCGACGTTCTCGTCGGTGGTGTCGTCATGGCTGGCGAGCGGCACGTCATGGGTCTTGGCGAGCGCGACGATGTCGCGCATGTTCGCTGCCGCATAGGCCTGCTGATAGGCGAAGCGACGCGCGAACATCACGTCGAGCTCCGCGTCGGTCTTGCCGCCGCTCTTGCCGCGGTAGTAGTCCCGCAGCTTGCCCTCGTCGCGGAACTGGCGCTGGCCCGGCGTGTGGTCCATCAGCGACATCAGCCGGACATCGGAGCGGCCCGCCAACTGCTTTGCCTCCTCGACCACGGTCGGCATCGGCACTTCGCAGCGCAGATGCAGGAAATGATCGGCGCGCAGCAGGCGTGCGTCGCGCGCGCGCGCGATCGCATCCGCCAGCACATTGGCCTGGCCATCGACGCCTTCGGCGCCCTCCTCGCTCCAGACGCGCAGCGAATCCAGCACCGTGGTGATGCCGGCCGTCGCGAGCTGTCCGTCATAGGAAATCACCGCGGCGACCGGATCCCAATACACTTTCGGGCGCGGCACGAAATGCGCTTCGAGGTGATCGGTGTGCAACTCGACAAGCCCGGGCATCAGCAGATCGCCGCCTGCGTCATGACTGCCAGCGGGCGCGGCGCCTTCGCCGATCTCGGCGATCCGGCCTCCGGCCAACGCCACCCACCCCTGCTCGATGACACGGTCGGCGAGCACCAGCCGGGCGTTGCCTATCACGGTGTCGGACATGTTCGCGCTCATCTGCTCCCTCTGCCTGCTACGCCGCCGCTGCGAAATTCGTCACATCCACCGTGCGGTCCGCGATGGCAGCACGAATATCATCGTCGTGCACGATCGCAATCATCGCGACGCCGGCCTGCTTCTTTGCGGCGATGAGATCGACCACCACGGCCCGGTTCGCCGCATCGAGCGAGGCCGTCGGCTCGTCCAGCAGCAGGATCGGCAGGTCGGAGATGAAGCCGCGCGCGATGTTGACACGCTGCTGCTCGCCGCCGGAGAACGTCGACGGCGGCAACGACCATAGCCGCTCCGGAATGTTCAGCAGGGCCAGCAACGCGCCGGCGCGCGCGCGTGCCTCCTCGCGTGTCCCGCCGGCCGCCAGCAGCGGCTCGGCGACGACATCCAGCGCCGCCACGCGCGGCACCGCACGCAGAAACTGGCTGACATAGCCGATCGTGTGCCGCCGCGCGTCGAGCACCAGGCGCGGCTCGGCGCCGGCGAGATTTGTCATCTCGCCCTGGTGACGGACGCTGATGCGGCCGCCGTCGCAGCGATAGTTGCCGAAGATCATCTTCAGGATCGACGACTTGCCCGCCCCCGACGGGCCGGACAGCACGACGCATTCGCCGGCCGCGACCTGGAACGAGACGCCCTGCACCACCGGCAGCGAGATGCCGCCCTGCAGGTGCATGGTGAAGGTCTTCCGGGCATTGT
Proteins encoded in this window:
- a CDS encoding quinone oxidoreductase, yielding MTNAIRFHKTGGPEVLTWEQVEVGKPGPGEARIRHTAVGLNFIDIYNRSGLYPVQLPSGLGSEGAGVVEEVGEGVTDLKVGDRVAYGSSPLGAYSEARLMPAALLLKLPDEIDDKTAAAMMLKGLTAQYLIRQTYRVKAGETILLHAAAGGVGLILSQWAKHLGVTVIGTVSSDDKAQLAEAHGCEHTIVYSREDFVARVNEITGGKKVPVVYDSVGKDTFLKSLDCLAPLGYAVLFGQSSGSVDPLNLGLLAQKGSLFVTRPTLFTYAAKRESLVAMANELFDVVKSGTVKIEVNQTYPLKDAAKAHADLAARKTTGSTVLLV
- a CDS encoding YbhN family protein, with the protein product MAVLNDDLPPQLNRRAWLRGLAGLAMSLVIAGIAIAVLMRAVKKLDIGHVLAIAEATDPKLIALALMLIALSYAGLTLYDLFALRAIGRDDIPFRAAAVGSFTSYPIAHGIGAVALISPLVRYRIYAPYRLRAMDIAKISFLTGLTFWLGNLTALGLSLMIDPDAFGWVEYWPPTLNRLIAAALLCGILGFVIWSWPGRGSRRWRVRLPSGPLVLLQILIGLFDLSTAALAMYMLIPAELGIDVARLMAVFIAATLLGFASHAPAGIGLFDATILLGLGGDDQEKLLAALLIFRVLYHLIPFVLSLALFGGIEMRRSWRRTRAVKPASSA
- a CDS encoding GcrA family cell cycle regulator; the protein is MQSTDWPDHHSRMLCELHAKGLSYAEIARALNAQFGTAYTRNATLGRGKRIGLVAPASKGEFKAEFESVRCEPRAMSAAAAPGRRSPDAGVRPVAMPRSPKAAARVKLRSVGISPRLLAFDQLAPDDCRYPYGGDRDGDPITFCGHPRQPGSCYCTPHHQLTRTPPEETAVRPAGPLVLRLVAAA
- a CDS encoding DUF6456 domain-containing protein, yielding MARPRRSKPLRTSKIQHSSTHDRRAQELTRHADVVPVEIDDPLALEPGEKIVTLRSVRNDPLGRLHAHKQLDDAQYRAGRAFQNDWERAERGPQAIDPSREHVDGARGREPVTESQRQAVLRLNRAERELGLDGAAITHDVLVHGLTMEQVGQKRGLASQRWNDYFARRFKECLDRLAVVYGFSTGRVASHDDRRGRSDSRIDR
- a CDS encoding helix-turn-helix transcriptional regulator, whose product is MLDVAMIERALEKPGKTKGGLARAMGVRPGAVSEILGGQRLIKAAEIPLITEYLELNSVPIMGRVGAGSVIEPDYEQVPLEGIGEVALPFPIFEETIAFEVTGDSMLPKYENGDVIVVYKEQRHPLSSYYGEEAVVRLKSGERYLKTIERGKSPSVVNLKSFNAKPIVGVKLDWIGEIFVTLPRGQISRIRAKAAAKSRARAASKSER
- a CDS encoding pyridoxamine 5'-phosphate oxidase family protein, which translates into the protein MSIITTVEQLEAIYGETGLASTAKVADRVTPQYRVMIEKSPFVALATSGPEGLDCSPRGDRPGFVRIHDDKTLMLPDRRGNNRVDSLRNIVRDPRIGLLFLIPGSGNTLRVNGRGHLSADAELLESFRMEGKLPRTVLVMTIEEIYFQCARAIVRSDLWNPDKRVDPREIPTPGQILAAMTANAVNGEEYDREWPERARKSMW
- a CDS encoding alpha-D-ribose 1-methylphosphonate 5-triphosphate diphosphatase; amino-acid sequence: MSANMSDTVIGNARLVLADRVIEQGWVALAGGRIAEIGEGAAPAGSHDAGGDLLMPGLVELHTDHLEAHFVPRPKVYWDPVAAVISYDGQLATAGITTVLDSLRVWSEEGAEGVDGQANVLADAIARARDARLLRADHFLHLRCEVPMPTVVEEAKQLAGRSDVRLMSLMDHTPGQRQFRDEGKLRDYYRGKSGGKTDAELDVMFARRFAYQQAYAAANMRDIVALAKTHDVPLASHDDTTDENVADAIKDGIAVAEFPTTMEAARGLHEAGISILMGAPNVVRGGSHSGNIAAVDLAREGLLDILSSDYVPSSLLMGALQLPRRVPAIDLAAAVRTVTKAPADAVGLRDRGEIAPGKRADLIRVHVAGDHAVVRSVWREGLRVA
- the phnN gene encoding phosphonate metabolism protein/1,5-bisphosphokinase (PRPP-forming) PhnN: MSAASTGSDHNARLGPGRLVLVVGPSGAGKDTLINLARAACDDDDRIVFPQRVVTREASTFEDNREMSEAAFREALASGAFALHWTAHGHCYGVPRAIKDDLAAGRTVVVNVSRTVIPAARRDYADVVVVNITAPADVLAERLGKRHRPSDTDIGERLHRTVGNESVIADLTINNVGDPATHGLRLIEVIKGSDASASAELMGAVNDVDHHHR
- a CDS encoding multidrug efflux SMR transporter — protein: MTGGWLALLAAGLLEIIWALGLKHSDGLTRFWPSLGTVVAILLSFAMMSLALRSLPFGTAYAVWTGIGAAGSMVVGMWLYSEPADPVRLLCLTLIIAGIMGLKLNSPV
- the bamA gene encoding outer membrane protein assembly factor BamA, coding for MNARNRRPRRFGKSRHVTSVAAALTVLMCPILAASAETLAVQGNRRVDAAMVTSRFHADASGRYDAAALDAGLKALVETGLFDDVKISRNGGQIVVRLAEAKLLDRVAFEGNKKVKDADLTSAVLSKPRSALQRATVQGDVARILQAYHRVGRDDVRVVPEIIDRGNDRVDLVFTITEGKKTPVRAISFIGNKAYDARQLRAVIKTSESTVLSFVTGGDAYDADRVNEDREQLRQYYRNHGFADAEVTNVSVEFDRASNGFNLSFTIDEGVAYKFGAIDFACNVQGLACDGLRTQLLPQRGDTFDASKLDKTTEVLTAELGKLGFPFAQVEPRVNRNTPARLADVSFQIDEGQRSYVERIDIHGNTRTRDDVIRREFDIGEGDAYNKTLIDRAERRLRNLNYFKTVKITSRPGSTRDRVVLDVEVVDQATGDFNVSGGYSSTDGLLAEVKVGDRNVLGTGNTAQATFTYGQFARGATLSFTSPYALGRLTPGVELFARQSMATTFQSFGNNTYGGAFTLGMPVSEQTAMLWRYSLYDQKVVLAPGISPAAVSVPVRQAIAAGRQTVSQLGNTVTYSTLDNAKMPTSGIRSQLSQDLAGLGGDVRFLKTTADVRYYRSINSDLTAMVRGQGGYITGLGGQQAPLLNSFFGGPTMVRGFAPGGFGPRDLTAGSTMDNVGGSFYWATTAELQSNIPGVPQEYGLRGSAFVDAGTVFGYRGPAQNVQVANKNVLRSSVGVGMTWASPFGPLTVDYSVPISKAAYDVVQPFRFSAGGF